A single genomic interval of Rhodospirillaceae bacterium harbors:
- a CDS encoding glycosyltransferase family 9 protein: protein MKLLFITATRVGDAVLSTGLLNHLIESNPGIRVTVACGPAAVSLFEAVPNVDRVIGIEKKTLSLHWATLWTKCFGQFWDVLVDLRNSSMYYALLGGKRYHMTGSKEPVHRLVQLSKILGLENNPPLPKLWTGPQHEDAAVQHIPDGNPVLALGPTANWRAKTWRAEFFAELMEQLTGPTGILAGARVAVFGHESEREMAEPLIKAIPEERCLDLIGRIDLLTVAACLKRSDLYIGNDSGLMHLAAAAGVPTLGLFGPSKEEHYGPWGTHCGVVRTKQSYDTVFPPGFDHLTSDTLMDGLSVNAAVEAATTLWQRTKEAA from the coding sequence ATGAAGCTATTGTTCATTACCGCAACCCGGGTGGGAGACGCCGTGTTATCGACAGGGCTGTTGAACCATCTGATTGAAAGCAACCCCGGCATTCGTGTGACCGTTGCCTGTGGTCCGGCTGCGGTTTCCTTGTTTGAGGCAGTACCAAACGTAGACCGGGTGATTGGAATTGAAAAAAAGACGTTGTCCCTGCATTGGGCAACTCTTTGGACAAAGTGTTTTGGGCAGTTCTGGGATGTCTTGGTCGATCTTCGTAATTCCTCTATGTACTACGCACTTTTGGGCGGTAAGCGCTATCACATGACAGGTAGCAAAGAACCTGTGCATCGGTTGGTGCAATTGTCCAAGATTTTGGGGCTGGAGAATAATCCGCCCTTGCCCAAGCTTTGGACGGGTCCCCAACACGAAGATGCCGCCGTTCAGCATATACCAGATGGCAACCCCGTGTTGGCCCTAGGGCCGACGGCCAACTGGCGTGCCAAAACCTGGCGAGCGGAATTTTTTGCAGAATTAATGGAGCAGCTTACAGGCCCGACGGGAATTTTGGCTGGGGCGCGGGTGGCGGTGTTTGGCCATGAATCAGAACGAGAAATGGCGGAGCCGCTGATCAAAGCTATACCTGAAGAACGCTGTTTGGATTTGATCGGCCGGATTGATCTTCTCACTGTGGCGGCATGCCTGAAACGCTCCGATCTTTATATCGGCAATGACTCAGGCTTGATGCATCTTGCTGCTGCCGCAGGAGTGCCGACGCTTGGACTGTTTGGCCCCAGCAAGGAAGAACATTACGGCCCCTGGGGAACGCATTGTGGCGTGGTGCGGACGAAGCAATCGTACGACACTGTCTTTCCGCCTGGGTTTGATCACTTAACGTCAGATACGTTGATGGACGGCCTGAGTGTTAACGCGGCTGTCGAGGCCGCGACGACTCTTTGGCAACGGACTAAGGAGGCAGCGTGA
- a CDS encoding glycosyltransferase, whose amino-acid sequence MVSAVVSSKSQVGGRLVRVVLADDGIRFDGRTLENEPLGGVESSVTFLVRELAKRGHTVSVHNRCDQAMSSDGVDWVPLSEGLPDEADLYIANRANQLIGLMPKARKNIFWIHNPARYLLKWRYLSKLWRYRPTVVFIGDVHATTLPNWTPDGGRKVIPYGIPDMFRTAEVASSPPAPRAVFTSNPLRSLDWLLNLWDTSIRPRSPEAELHIFSGPATYGDIGQAKAAEMEKVFDQARGLADKGVVLRGPVPKNQLIEELRQARVMLYRGDENETFCLAVGEAQALGVPSIVQPIGSVTERVIDGETGYVAATDIAFADAAVKLLGDDNLWQAQHKRALEKQRSWGWPEAAQAFEELVS is encoded by the coding sequence ATTGTATCCGCTGTTGTCTCATCTAAAAGCCAAGTTGGAGGACGATTAGTGCGGGTGGTGCTTGCTGACGATGGCATCCGCTTTGACGGTCGGACGCTGGAGAATGAACCGCTGGGCGGTGTCGAAAGCTCGGTGACGTTCCTTGTCCGCGAATTGGCCAAGCGCGGGCACACGGTCTCCGTCCACAATAGATGTGATCAGGCGATGTCGAGTGATGGCGTGGACTGGGTACCATTGTCTGAGGGGCTGCCTGACGAAGCAGATCTTTATATCGCCAATCGGGCAAATCAATTGATTGGTCTGATGCCCAAGGCGCGCAAAAACATCTTCTGGATACATAACCCAGCCCGCTATCTGTTGAAATGGCGCTACCTTTCCAAACTGTGGCGGTATCGCCCGACTGTGGTTTTTATTGGCGATGTTCATGCGACGACGTTGCCGAACTGGACACCGGATGGCGGACGGAAAGTCATCCCCTACGGAATCCCCGATATGTTCCGAACTGCGGAAGTGGCGTCGTCACCGCCTGCACCCCGGGCTGTGTTCACATCGAACCCGCTTCGATCCCTGGATTGGTTGCTGAATCTTTGGGACACATCAATTAGGCCCCGTTCGCCAGAGGCTGAATTGCATATATTTTCTGGCCCCGCGACCTATGGTGATATCGGTCAGGCTAAGGCTGCCGAAATGGAAAAGGTTTTTGATCAAGCCAGGGGCTTGGCCGATAAGGGCGTTGTTTTGCGGGGACCCGTCCCCAAAAATCAATTGATCGAGGAGTTGCGCCAGGCTCGGGTCATGCTTTACCGTGGCGACGAAAATGAGACCTTCTGCTTGGCAGTAGGAGAAGCCCAGGCCCTAGGAGTTCCCAGTATCGTGCAACCGATTGGCAGTGTGACCGAACGCGTGATCGACGGAGAAACAGGTTACGTGGCAGCAACCGATATAGCCTTTGCAGATGCCGCCGTGAAATTGCTCGGTGACGATAACCTGTGGCAGGCCCAACACAAGAGGGCACTGGAAAAGCAAAGGTCTTGGGGTTGGCCAGAGGCGGCTCAAGCTTTTGAGGAGTTGGTTTCCTAA
- a CDS encoding glycosyltransferase family 2 protein, translating to MDDIKLSAVISIKNEEKQLADCLDCLGFADEIVVLLDDCSDGSEEIASGYTDRLLEGNWPTEGQRRNAGIEFCRGEWIFEIDADERVPEELAQEIRQTIETTTADWHEILVDNYVGGKLVRWGWGASYGKAAYPGLFKKGVKKWGDDRVHPRLTWSGTKGPMLKKHLSHYVDRNISDMIRRLDSYSTARAKDLRASGEIGSFANNFRRLFTRFFKCYVRRKGYREGGYGFLIALFAGLYPLLSHLKAKLEDD from the coding sequence ATGGATGACATTAAACTTTCCGCTGTGATCTCGATTAAGAACGAGGAAAAACAACTGGCCGATTGCCTTGATTGTCTAGGCTTCGCCGATGAGATCGTTGTCTTGCTGGATGATTGCAGCGATGGATCGGAAGAAATTGCATCGGGCTACACAGACCGACTGCTAGAAGGAAATTGGCCGACGGAAGGACAACGCCGAAATGCGGGCATCGAATTCTGCCGCGGCGAATGGATATTTGAGATTGATGCGGACGAAAGGGTACCCGAAGAACTGGCCCAAGAAATCAGACAAACCATCGAAACAACGACGGCAGACTGGCACGAAATTCTTGTCGATAATTACGTCGGGGGGAAATTGGTCCGTTGGGGCTGGGGCGCGTCGTATGGTAAGGCGGCCTATCCTGGGCTGTTCAAGAAAGGCGTTAAGAAGTGGGGCGATGATCGGGTGCATCCTAGATTAACCTGGAGCGGTACAAAGGGGCCGATGCTGAAAAAACACCTGAGCCATTACGTTGACCGCAATATTTCCGACATGATCCGGCGCTTGGACAGTTATTCAACGGCGCGGGCGAAGGACCTTCGGGCGTCCGGTGAAATCGGCTCGTTTGCCAACAATTTCCGGCGGCTGTTTACGCGTTTCTTCAAGTGTTACGTCCGGCGAAAGGGCTACCGGGAAGGCGGCTATGGTTTCCTAATCGCGCTGTTTGCCGGATTGTATCCGCTGTTGTCTCATCTAAAAGCCAAGTTGGAGGACGATTAG
- a CDS encoding folate-binding protein YgfZ — protein sequence MTDINFTFLDRRGVISVGGEDSAAFLQGLVSNDVEKVTGEHSAYGALLTPQGKFLYDFFMARRHDTYILDSEGGRLEGLIRKLKMYKLRSKVDLGDESQEFCVMALYGEDALSTLGLPTELGSAKVLGDGIVYTDPRLSEMGARAILPTDQARSVIEDLGFSEASVDVYDSHRISLGLPDGSRDMVVEKAILLENGFDELGGVDWDKGCFIGQELTARTKHRGLIKKRLIPVQFDGTPPPEGTLIMVGDKEAGEVRSASNDQGLALMRLEYLETPSAEFFADGVRLTPQKPLWAKF from the coding sequence ATGACAGATATTAATTTTACCTTTCTCGACCGTCGCGGCGTTATCTCTGTTGGCGGCGAAGACAGCGCTGCTTTCCTGCAAGGGCTCGTTTCCAATGATGTAGAAAAAGTCACTGGCGAACATTCGGCCTATGGCGCACTGCTGACACCGCAAGGAAAGTTTCTGTATGACTTCTTCATGGCCCGTCGTCACGACACGTATATTCTGGACAGCGAAGGCGGCCGACTCGAAGGTCTGATCCGCAAACTTAAAATGTACAAGCTCCGCTCGAAAGTCGATCTTGGCGATGAAAGCCAAGAATTTTGTGTCATGGCTTTATACGGTGAAGACGCCCTGTCCACGCTTGGGCTTCCGACCGAACTTGGTTCTGCCAAGGTCCTCGGCGACGGCATCGTTTATACCGATCCTCGTTTGAGTGAGATGGGAGCCCGCGCCATCCTACCGACGGACCAAGCCCGTTCTGTTATCGAGGACCTGGGATTCTCAGAAGCGTCGGTTGATGTGTACGACTCACACCGCATAAGCCTGGGCCTGCCGGACGGGTCCCGCGATATGGTTGTCGAAAAAGCCATCTTGCTGGAAAACGGATTTGATGAACTGGGCGGCGTTGATTGGGACAAAGGATGCTTCATTGGCCAGGAACTGACAGCCCGAACCAAGCACCGTGGCTTAATCAAAAAGAGATTAATCCCGGTTCAATTTGACGGCACACCCCCACCTGAAGGTACGCTGATCATGGTCGGTGACAAAGAAGCTGGCGAAGTCCGCTCTGCCTCAAATGACCAAGGACTGGCCCTCATGCGGCTCGAATATCTGGAAACACCTAGCGCAGAGTTTTTTGCCGATGGCGTTCGGTTAACACCTCAGAAACCACTTTGGGCTAAGTTCTAG
- a CDS encoding class I SAM-dependent methyltransferase, with protein MVSETLKKAPEILAPVAVIYDQRVKKYGAQAKGVYWSSRDNQVQRFRILTTLFGEDAQNGDFSVNDFGCGYGAYYTFLKKLKMKKPFRYFGIDISEEMIKKCESRIKDPNARFTQALIAHQSADYTIASGTYSMMSDTPIKDWEDYIRASLVDLWMQTRKGLGFNILNAGSMPADSALYTATSGPYVEFCKQELSPNVQLLNDYHPDEWTIFVRR; from the coding sequence ATGGTATCTGAAACTCTAAAAAAAGCGCCCGAAATTCTAGCCCCTGTGGCGGTCATTTATGATCAAAGAGTCAAGAAATACGGTGCGCAAGCCAAGGGTGTGTATTGGAGCAGCCGGGACAATCAAGTTCAACGCTTTAGAATTCTGACGACGCTGTTTGGCGAAGATGCCCAGAATGGCGACTTCAGCGTTAACGATTTTGGCTGTGGCTACGGTGCCTACTATACCTTCCTCAAAAAGCTCAAAATGAAAAAGCCGTTTCGTTACTTTGGCATCGATATTTCTGAGGAAATGATTAAGAAATGCGAATCCCGAATTAAAGATCCGAATGCCCGCTTTACCCAAGCATTGATCGCCCACCAATCGGCAGACTATACAATCGCCAGCGGGACCTACAGTATGATGAGCGATACCCCGATCAAAGATTGGGAAGACTACATCCGTGCGAGCCTCGTCGATTTATGGATGCAAACCCGGAAGGGATTAGGCTTTAACATTCTGAACGCGGGAAGCATGCCAGCAGACTCGGCCCTCTATACCGCAACGTCCGGTCCCTACGTTGAGTTCTGCAAACAAGAACTCTCACCCAATGTCCAACTTCTCAACGATTACCACCCAGACGAATGGACCATCTTTGTCCGTCGATAA